The Littorina saxatilis isolate snail1 unplaced genomic scaffold, US_GU_Lsax_2.0 scaffold_2136, whole genome shotgun sequence genome includes the window cccccccctcccctccatccCTGAATCATTTTTAGGTTGGTTGGGATTCCACTGTGTAACGTTCTTCTCGAGGTGCAGCATTTGTTCTGGGTTCCTCCCACACATCCTTCTTACCGAGTgacccctcccctctccccccttccctttctcctctccccccctcccgttTCTCCTTCCCTCCCCGGGTTTGGCATTCTCCGGTTGCAGTCGTGCACGGTGCACTCGAGAGAAGGAACAGTAAGCCAGGTAACACCCAGGTGAACCGCGTCTTGCCTGCTGATTCTGCCAAGTCTGTCGATTTTTTGGTCATTCTCGTATTCACCATACAATTCTACAAAATAATGATGACTGTTGCCGACTGTTCCGTCCTTTCAATATTTAGCATATAGATACAGAATTGGTGGATACACTCAGCGAACTtagagtcccccccccccccctcatttaaatttattttatttttatacaaaGCCGGACTTTCCCGTCTCACATGCCCCTGATGGCTTCGTCGTGAGGGCGTAAAGCTTACATTTTCTCAGACTCAGAGAAAGATATATCGACCGATCAAACTGTTACTGTTTTGCATTGGCCAGGAAATACTCATCTAAGTTGCATGCTCTCGATCTCTTGTCCGGTGATCGTGACCGTGACACAGAATGTGGACCAAGTCGTGTCCACCACACAAATGCACAACCATGCAGACAGGAGGATTCGAAGGCAGGTGTTTCGACAAACAACACTGTTACGGCGCTGCACGAGTGCCACTATTTTCGAAGCTATTGTTTCTGCAAAGTACCACTAAACACGTCATCAACACGAGACATAAGTTTGTCTCTACTTCTGTTCCACTAAACACGTCATCAACACGAGACATAAGTTTGTCTCTACTTCTGTTCCACTAAACACGTCATCAACACGAGACATAAGTTTGTCTCTACTTCTGTTCCACTAAACACGTCATCAACACGAGACATAAGTTTGTCTCTACTTCTGTTCCACTAAACACGTCATCAACACGAGACATAAGTTTGTCTCTACTTCTGTTCCACTAAACACGTCATCAACACGAGACATAAGTTTGTCTCTACTTCTGTTCCACTAAACACGTCATCAACACGAGACATCAGTTTGTCTCTACTTCTGTTCCACTAAACACGTCATCAACACGAGACATAAGTTTGTCTCTACTTCTGTTCCACTAAACACGTCATCAACACGAGACATAAGTTTGTCTCTACTTCTGTTCCACTAAACACGTCATCAACACGAGACATCAGTTTGTCTCTACTTCTGTTCCGCAGACTCAGTCGCAAAGTAATCAACATAAAGCAGCACTGTTTTGCCCTTAATAGCACGTGAATCATTAACGAAATGGTAATTACAAACCATTCTAATCCTACGCTAATTAGGTAAGCAAGCTTTAAACACTGGGTCAAAGTAGAGGTACAGACATATACAACAGAGGTTTTGCTTATGGTTTGTTGCTGCTCACACCAGCAAGCATCCGTTATCGTTTTGCTGCTGCGATCCTACAAGAAGGATGAGTAATAGGGCGAAACGGTAACAACACGGCAGCGGGGAAGggataggggggaggggggcacaaAGAGAGTAGCGAAATGAAAGAAGGACGGCAAAAattacagagagaaaaaaaggagaaagaacagagagaaaaataaacgcCGCCAGAAGAGTGACGACACACCTGGCGAAAGATGAAGGGAGCGTAATAATTTATATTCACCTCTATTTTTAAGGAAGAgaagggggggaaggggggaggggggaggaggagagggaaAAGTAAGGCCTACGAACGGACAGGTAAAAGATaaaagataaaagaaaacagaaaggaGACGGGAGATCAGTAAACACAGTTTGTGCGAAGGACCACCAACAAGAAAAGATTACTCATAGCATCGACCTTGTGTCAGAGACGGCTGACACGTGCCACTAACAGAAAGTGCGAAGGCAGCACACCAAAACAATCATCACAGAGAGAAAACCTCCAGAACTCTCACGCGACGACGGATGAGTTGCGCTGTTGATATTTCTCTTTGTATCCCCTCGCTGAGTGATGGAGGGGAAAGATCAACGGGGCACTGAGTTATCCCTGGCACCGTCCCACACAACTGACTGGCAGGGGGTCAACCGTATCAGGTGAGAATCCCCCTTCTGTCCCACAGCTGTTTCGCCATACACTAGACATCGGACACTACGGTAAGAATCTCACATACTTCTTACACCTGGATTTCTAGGGAGCCTGTTTCACCACACAAAAGACATCAGATGCTATATACACGTATAATGAAGACTCGTAAAACATCTTTGGAATGCGATGAGCCTCCAGAGAATTTATTGAACACGCAAGGCACAGTTTCCCAACTTTTGCAGCAAAGATACTAAAATGAAGGATCGCCAAGAACTGAAGGTATAGTCTCCTGTCTGTTATTAAAAAGGTAATTTGGAAAGAAACCACACGAGAATTCAAcagacttttaaaaaaaactagGTATCAGGAGCTTTCGTACTTTCAAAGTTGGATTTTCAAAGTCCTTTCAACTGATATGGTTATGCGAAACACACATTCCAAACAGCTTACTGCCAAGAAACGTGACAGCCCGCAGAGACAATCCTACAGGAAACAAACCGGCATTTTCTAAATAACATGCATGTCAAACAGTTTGGATTCAAACAGTCGTGTCACATAGATGGGGGAAGCGCATAGAGCGAGAAATGCCATATCCCCTGGCAACTTGGGCCACAGGGCTATTCAGCTTCCATACCCTCCTCCTTACGCCAACCATCCATTCTGCAAAACGTCCGATGTGCAACGAAATACATTATTTTAaaaggataagaccatccctccactcagACAAATACCAACAATCGACGGCTTGGATGCTCTCTGACCGGCTATGGGGATAGTGAGCAgaagttcccccccccccccctccctccggcCCCCCCCCCTCAGCCACACGCACCCTcactccccactctctctctaagGACAAATCTgccttttcattttgttttgtaaaatcaATTTCTTACTGGTGTGCATGCAAAGTGGATATTTACATAAATAGACAAACACTACAAACCAATCAGCCGCCCACAACCTTCCCACGCGAAAGACACATGTACATAAACTCAAAGGGTAGAAAGAATGACGGACAGACATAATACTCAATGGATGCGTAgaaaaaagacacagacactatacacaggaaagcaacaaaaaaagcgCACCTGACAAAACATAGAGACACGTATGTTTTAAAACAAACAAGCTCACAAAAAGCATCGTCAGACaacgaagacagacagacagacagacagacagacagacagacagacagacagacagacagacacgtttGATTTGAAACTAACAACAAGCTCACAAAACGCACAGCCAGacgattgacagacagacagacagacagacagacagacagatagacagacagacagacagacagacagacagacagaattgaTTTGAAACTAACAACAAGCTCACAAAACGCACAGCCAGACGATTGACAGATAACAAAGActgacggaaagacagacagacagacagacagacagacagacagacagacggacagactgacggacACACATACGGACAGGCAAACTGTAAACGCTCACATACtgcaagacacacacactgacgaacAATCAGACAAACACACGCGCTTGCTCTgacacaaacaaacggacatccaaatcagacaaacaaacaagcggCCACGCCGTCCCACCTGGAAGTGCAGGATGATGGTCCAGACGAGACCTAGGGTTAGCTTGGGGTTCCCGTCCACGATCTCGTCAGAGCGGATGTTGACCAATCGTATCTGTCACAAAGCGACACAGACTTTTATTCAAACCATGTATCAGTCCAGTGGAACCTGTAGAGTAAGTAAGACcatccaaaatggcggggtaaaatgaATGGCCaatacaaaaaaacacgagtgtacatgggagtttcagcacatgaacgaaaaagaagaagatgcaGAAGAAACCCTCTAATATAAGGTCTCATTTTTTCAAACGTTTTTTTCTCCATAGTGTTATACTTATAccttcattttgaatgaagacctccccctctctcttttcagACCAACGTTTCTCGGACTTTTCAGACCAACGTTTCTCGGACTTTAGGTCTTAAAACAAAACTATCATTTTAAAATTCTAAGGGCCAGAAAGCCTTGTCAGCTTTGGAGTTAATGCGTGGTATTGTATTCTTTCAGTTATTGTGGACAAAGCCATTGTTGAATAGAGGTAAGGAACTCCATGCAAAGCGCATCTTCACGGCTGTCGTTAACAATGACTGATGTGAGTTTCCTCCCTTGCAACAGCAGCCTATCCCTTGATCTCTTGGTCTGCATGTACATCGGCGTATCCGTTTAATTATATACATATCAGAAAGAGAAGacagaataaagaaagaaagaacggacaaaataaagaaataaaacaaagagaAGAAGGAAattagcaacacacacacacacacacacacacacacacacacacacacacacacacacacacacacacacacacacacacacacacacagaaaaacacgaaaacaaaaacaaaccacatAAACGCTTAAACATACTGGCATTTGCTTACAGATTACATGCTTCAGCTGTGGTAACGGACGAATGAAAAATACACAGCCGGGGATTCGCCCCCTCTTACATGCTGCGAATGGTTTTGCCGTGTGGGCATAAAACACTCCTTTTTTTCATGAGAAATGTTAGATCAGAAAGAATGTCCACGCAACGACAGACAGAACGTGAGCCAATAGCAGCCAGCAGCACAGCCCGACCTACCCCTTTTAGTCTGAGGAAGTCCAGGGCGATCTGTACGTTTTGTATCTTGTGGAACCTCATGTGGCCTCGCTCTCTCGGCTGCAACATCAATCACATGTCAGCAAATCACCAGGTGTGAAGTATTTAAAACATGCATCAACATTATGtagcaaaagtgtgtgtgtgggggggggggggaggggtgggcgggggttgagacagagagacagacagacagagagacagacagagaggacagacagacagagaggacagtGGCTTCATGGCTTGCATGTGATGTCCGTGTGTGCAAGCGTGTGCATCAGTGTGTCgtctgtacatgtatgtgtgtgagtgttatgGCTACAGATGGAGGTGACACAGAACCTGACCAGTATGTCGTGtggtgtctgtgtatgtatgtgtatgagtgtttgGGGTTACAGATGGAGGTGACACAGAACCTGACCAGTATGTCGTGtggtgtctgtgtatgtatgtgtgtgagtgttatgGCTACAGATGGAGGTGACACAGAACCTGACCAGTATGTCGTGtggtgtctgtgtatgtatgtgtgtgagtgttggggTTACAGATGGAGGTGACACAGAGACTGACCAGTATGTCGTGtggtgtctgtgtatgtatgtgtgtgagtgttggggTTACAGATGGAGGTGACACAGAACCTGACCAGTATGTCGTAtggtgtctgtgtatgtatgtgtgcgagtCTTTGGGGTTACAGATGGAGGTGACACAGAACCTGACCAGTATGTCGTGtggtgtctgtgtatgtatgtgtgcgagtCTTTGGGGTTACAGATGGAGGTGACACAGAACCTGACCAGTATGTCGTGTGGTgtctgtgtatgcatgtgtgtgagtgtttggggTTACAGATGGAGGTGACACAGAACCTGACCAGTATGTCGTGtggtgtctgtgtatgtatgtgtgcgagtgttTGGGGTTACAGATGGAGGTGACACAGAACCTGACCAGTATGTCGTATGGTgtctgtgtatgcatgtgtgcgaGTGTTTGGGGTTACAGATGGAGGTGACACAGAACCTGACCAGTATGTCGTGtggtgtctgtgtatgtatgtgtgcgagtgttTGGGGGTACATATGGAGGTGACACAGAGACTGACCAGTATGTCGTGtggtgtctgtgtatgtatgtgtgtgagtgtttggggTTACAGATGGAGGTGACACAGAGACTGACCAGTATGTCGTGtggtgtctgtgtatgtatgtgtgtgagtgtttggggGTACAGATGGAGGTTACACAGAAACTGACCAGTATGTCGTGTGCGAGGACCTCGAGCAGAGAGATGAGGTTGTGTCCATCCCGGAGGTCCTCAAACAGTTCCACCATCCGCAGCCCCGCCTGTAACCGTAGCAACCACAACCGATTAGTCACGGACATCAACAAAGAGATTCCTCAATCATGCGATATAATCACATAAACCAATTTATCTGTGCAAAGGTACATAACACTACCACACCGGTTTCATAAAAAGTCACACGTTCACTAAGGAACATCCACAATTCAAAGATTCCTCAAGGATATGATAGTTATAATGAACCATATTCTCATGCCATGAACAAAATAACACGGGAACATCTGCTTCCCCAAAACTATACTATTACTTAGTACAAGCATATTATTTTACGAATTATCTTAGAAAACAAATAAGATTGCGACTTTTCTTTACGGCACACACAAAGAGACCCTACAGccaaaagtattaaaaaacaagtcgcgtaaggcgaaaatacaacatttagtcaagtagctgtcgaactcacagaattaaactgaacgcaatgcaacgcagcaagaccgtattaTGGTGTATACTcgcagtccaccgctcacggcataggcagtgaaattgacaagaagagcggggtagtagttgctctgggaaggatagcacgcttttctgtacctctcttcgttttaactttctgagcgtgtttttaatccaaacatatcatatgtatacgtttttggaatcaggaaccgacaaggaataagatgaaagtgtttttaaattgatttggaaaatttaattttgataataatttttatatatttaattttcagagcttgtttttaatccgaatataacatatttata containing:
- the LOC138955133 gene encoding alpha-actinin-4-like; amino-acid sequence: MSVTNRLWLLRLQAGLRMVELFEDLRDGHNLISLLEVLAHDILPRERGHMRFHKIQNVQIALDFLRLKGIRLVNIRSDEIVDGNPKLTLGLVWTIILHFQVGRRGRLFVCLIWMSVCLCQSKRVCLSDCSSVCVSCSM